The Candidatus Bathyarchaeota archaeon genomic interval CTTTCTCCTTGGCGGTGAGACCCGAGATAAAGACCCCATCGAGACAGGGGGCAAGAAAGACCTCGGCTACAATGAGAAAATCCCAATAATGGGAATTGAAAAGAGGATCGCTTTTTTGGAGAGGTGTTCTGTACTTATCGCTTTATAGTGAAGTCTCTTAGGAGGACTATTTCGGTTATGTTTTCCCCTCTACTTTTAAGTTCATCGTCGGCTGTGATGAGCTTTGCGGCCATCCTCTTCGAGAGTTGGAGGTATGCCGAGTCGTATATGGTTAGTTTGGATGTGGTGGCTATCTCTAGGATCTCTGCTTGGTCGCCCCAGCCTATCGCAGTGATTTTGAGGCCGAGTTGTCCGAGGGCCTTCAGGGCCTCGGCTCCCTCGCTGAGGTTGATCACCCCTCGGGATATCGCCCTCGATATAACGGAGGCCACCTCGTAGGGGAGGAGGGGTGGCGCGTATGCCTCTACCTCTCCCGAGGCTATCTTCTCCATGAGGCCTCTTGCCTCAGCCTCCCAGGGCTCCCCAGGGATGATCCACTTGGCTGCTACGCTGGCGTCTATGACCACTCTAGGCCTCTCCGCCTCTCTTCCCTTATCCACCTCACAAGCTCCTCCGTAGGCACCTCGCTCGCCCTCCCACGGATCTCGTCCAAGACCCTCATCGCGTTCCTGGAGATCTCGGCCCTAACCTTTGCCTCTATGGCCCTCCTGAGGTAATCGCTCCAGTCCACGTCAACCCTCCGCATCTGCTCCCTCAACTCCCTCGGAACCTTCACCGAGACATTGACCAGCTCACCCAAATGCCTCACCAAAATGTAATCTGAATAAGGGCTACCATATAAGATTACAGATCAGCATGGCTCTAAAATGGTTCCTAATAGCCCTAGCCACCCAGGGACTTCAAAGGCTTCGAGTTATAATAGAAATTTCAAATAGGGAATTTGAAGGTATGTATTTTGCCTATAATTTTTATTCGGTCAGGCTGATCCTTTTGATTTTCTCTATGTATCTATTTTTGTATCAATTATGAGCTTTCCGACGTCGACTCCAGGGATCTCTGTTATCTCCTCATAGAAGTAGTTTGCATGAAGGTGGAGAATCCTATCGTTGTAATCCTCAGTCAGATCAAGCTTTTTGACCTACTCATCTCCCAATGCAAGCCTATAGAAGTCCCTTGTCCTTCCTAATCCTCTCACAACTTCAAACTTTGCCCTTGAATGGAGTAGGGCATCGGTAGCCCTAGCTGTGGCGCCCCAGGCATTCTAAGCGGCCTTCCTCAACCTCCCGACTCAAGCTCTTTTAAGGCCTCCTATACCAATGCTGTGACCTGCTCAGAGGGGGCCTCCCCCTTCTCGCGTCTTCAGCCACATACAAGCCTCAAGAGCCTTCAAATAAGGGGGTTGATCTAAGATTTTAGATTTCTGCAGATGCCGAAGCATCTCATCCTTAGAAGAGAGGGATTAAACCACTCTGTCTTCGCTCCCAGGGCCTTCTCCAGACTCATCACGCTGACAGATTTTCATGGAAACACCTAGAGCCATCTCGATCCTCACCTCTAAAAGTACAGACAGGAAATATAGAAATGGTTTCAACTACCTGAAGATATGTGATGGAAGGCTGTCGAAGGAATTGAGATAGGTGGCAGTTCTCAAGGACGCCAGATTTTTTAAGAGGCCTGAGAGAGCCTGA includes:
- a CDS encoding type II toxin-antitoxin system VapC family toxin, whose translation is MDKGREAERPRVVIDASVAAKWIIPGEPWEAEARGLMEKIASGEVEAYAPPLLPYEVASVISRAISRGVINLSEGAEALKALGQLGLKITAIGWGDQAEILEIATTSKLTIYDSAYLQLSKRMAAKLITADDELKSRGENITEIVLLRDFTIKR